AAAAATCCGGAAACGGACGAGACGGTCGATGTACCAGTGAAACTCGTGAAGCGTCCAGACGTGACGCATAAGCAAGGAGTGAAAATCCCGAGCCGAATTCCGCTTAGGCGGCTGTACAACATTCACTGGTCGGGTTTCGTCTGCTTGATCGATTTCGATCGACCGGAGATTGCCGCTTTGGGCACGGCCCGGCTGCAACTATGGTTTCGCCTTGAAGTCGACGGAGTGACGAGGCAATTCCGTGCAGGGAGTCCCGTGAACGGGAGGGAAGCACATCCGCCCTGTCATGTATACCGGCAGCGACGTGTGCTCGTTCGATACAACCATCGCGGGGATTTATTCCTGTCCGTTTCCTCGCTCGACTCCGCCATCTCCGACTTGCAAATCAAGGACGATTTTCTTTTCCTGAAAGGCTGGACGAAGTTTCCGTTATCCGAGACGCGTTTGAAAATCGTCCATTTTGCTGCGGGCATCGAGCACGAATATGCGCTTGACAAAGAGGATGCCGCTGGGGAGTACGCATTCGAAGTCATCGTGCCTTTGCGTCAACTGGAAGAGACCGTCGACCCTATGCAATGGATTTTCTTTCTTGACCACGGCGGGGAAAGAAAACCGTTGACCGTCATCAAGGAAATCTCCGGGGAGAGCTTTCCCCGCGATTACCGAGAAATCAGGCTTGGCACAACACCCGTCGGAAACTTGAATGTGACATATCGCTATCTCCACCCCGTCCTTCAGCGGTTTTCGTTGAAAGACCGAAAGCTGTTTATCGACGTTAAAGTGTACCATCGTTATTTTGCTCGTTTCGACAGCGTGGAAGACGTTAAGTTGACGCTTTCTCATCAAGAATCAGGGAAAACGATCGATCTGCTGACCCATGTACCGACAGAGTCATCAGGAAATGACTTCGTATACAGAGCTGAATCGGGCCCGGTGATTCGTGAAGGTTTTATCGACACTGGAAAGTGGAATGTATACTTTGAAGTTTACGGCATAAAAGATAAGGAAACATTCGCGGAACGGCGAAGGGTGTTTGTCGAGGAAGAATCGCCCGATTTTGAACAGCAAATCGAATCGGGGTTGAAATACAAACCGTACCGGACGAAAGCGGGAAACTTGTCCGTTCGAGTGCTTTTGCATTGGCATTGGTTGGAACGCGGCCCGCGTCGTCAAGAAGTGGTCCGCAAGCTGTACAAAGTGTTCCGCCTGCTGCCGATTCAAACGAAAACAGTCGTCTTTCAGAGCTATTGGGGGAAATCGTACAGTTGCAATCCGAGGGCCATCTATGAATACATGGTCAAGCAAGGGTTTGATTATCGCTTTGTTTGGTTGCTAAACAACGAGAACACTCCGGTGAAAGGCCGGGCGAAAACGGTGCGGATTGGATCGTGGAAATACTATTATTACTTGGCAAGAGGCAAATATTTTATCAATAACGCCAACTTCCCCGATCATTTTATAAAAAGAGCCGATGCGGTCGAAGTACAGACGCTTCACGGAACGTTCTTGAAGACGATGGGCTTGGACGTGCCCGGAGAACTCGAATCGGAGAAAAAACGAAAGAAATTTCTCGCCCGCTGCGCTCGTTGGGATTATTTGTTGTCACCAAGCAAGTATATGACGAACATTACGCGTCGGTGCTATCAGTTTGACCGTACCCACTTGGAAGTCGGATTTCCGAGAAACGATGTGCTTTACAAGCGCAATCACCGCGAACCTATCGAGGCGATCAAGCAAAAACTCGGCCTTCCGCTCGACAAGAAAGTCATTTTATATGCTCCGACCTGGCGGGTGAAGAATCGATTCCGTTTTGAGCTGGACTTGGATGAAATGCAAGAAAGGCTTGGGAACGACTATATCGTGCTGCTCCGATTGCACTATTTGGCTGCGAGAGCAGTAAACGTGACTCCGTACCGCGGCTTTGCCTACAATTTTTCGGCGTATGACGATATTCAAGAGCTGTACTTGGTTTCCGACATGCTGGTCACGGATTATTCGTCGACGATGTTCGACTACGCGAATTTGCAGCGGCCGATCTACTTTTTCACGTATGACCTCGAATATTACCGGGACCAATTGCGGGGATTCTATATCGATTTGGAACAAGAAGCCCCCGGACCGCTCGTGAAGACGACGAATCAATTAATGGATTCAATCGTCGATGAGGAAAGTTATCAAAAGCTGTACGGAAAGAAGTTGGAAACGTTCAAGGAGAAGTATTGCCAATTCGAATCCGGAGAGGCGAGCCGGAAAGTTGTTGACGCTGTTTTTTTCGGGAATACGACCGAATCCGGCAGCGAATGAAACACG
The nucleotide sequence above comes from Bacillales bacterium. Encoded proteins:
- a CDS encoding CDP-glycerol glycerophosphotransferase family protein yields the protein MRKPKLSVIVPVYNVEKYLRDCLDSLAAQTLEDLEVIMVNDGSNDGSGEIIEAYAAKHANFKAFHKENGGLGHTRNFGLRHAQGEYVTFVDSDDMVAEDAYEKMYRSARKTGSDIVTGNVVRYTTKKTFPSALHQKVFRINKRKAHITRDTELMYDTVACNKLFKKSFWEKHGFSFPEGILYEDLPVTIPAHFLATSVDVLTDTVYFWRKREGEDKSITQKRTQLNNFLDRLTVIRRNDEFFREHDIHGELEDEKNFKNLSLDLRLYLNQLDRVDENYVDVFVNEVSTYLQDIPDRVFRRLNAIDRLKYYFVRKQDKDKLLHVLHFQKTRMKRTKVLKNNGKIYGNFPFKDEVPEELLVMNDELKVVRQVESAEWSGSELRIKGFGFIEKLDMDRPGKVQLNVCLKNPETDETVDVPVKLVKRPDVTHKQGVKIPSRIPLRRLYNIHWSGFVCLIDFDRPEIAALGTARLQLWFRLEVDGVTRQFRAGSPVNGREAHPPCHVYRQRRVLVRYNHRGDLFLSVSSLDSAISDLQIKDDFLFLKGWTKFPLSETRLKIVHFAAGIEHEYALDKEDAAGEYAFEVIVPLRQLEETVDPMQWIFFLDHGGERKPLTVIKEISGESFPRDYREIRLGTTPVGNLNVTYRYLHPVLQRFSLKDRKLFIDVKVYHRYFARFDSVEDVKLTLSHQESGKTIDLLTHVPTESSGNDFVYRAESGPVIREGFIDTGKWNVYFEVYGIKDKETFAERRRVFVEEESPDFEQQIESGLKYKPYRTKAGNLSVRVLLHWHWLERGPRRQEVVRKLYKVFRLLPIQTKTVVFQSYWGKSYSCNPRAIYEYMVKQGFDYRFVWLLNNENTPVKGRAKTVRIGSWKYYYYLARGKYFINNANFPDHFIKRADAVEVQTLHGTFLKTMGLDVPGELESEKKRKKFLARCARWDYLLSPSKYMTNITRRCYQFDRTHLEVGFPRNDVLYKRNHREPIEAIKQKLGLPLDKKVILYAPTWRVKNRFRFELDLDEMQERLGNDYIVLLRLHYLAARAVNVTPYRGFAYNFSAYDDIQELYLVSDMLVTDYSSTMFDYANLQRPIYFFTYDLEYYRDQLRGFYIDLEQEAPGPLVKTTNQLMDSIVDEESYQKLYGKKLETFKEKYCQFESGEASRKVVDAVFFGNTTESGSE